A genome region from Crossiella equi includes the following:
- a CDS encoding ABC transporter permease produces MTRSANLWAGGALVVLVTAAALLSLVWTPHDPLLVDVTLRLRGPDASYWLGTDRFGRDLLSQLLVGARTTLLIGVVSVLAAAAVGTPLGVLAALGPRWLDEVLMRTVDLLLAFPTLLLAIMFGAVFGADTGTAMLAIGIASVPGFARIARSGTAEVRSAEFVLAARAAGRGRTGIAVRHVLPNIGGLVVVQGSVSFAIAVLAEAALSFLGFGTRPPTPSWGRMLQESQEVLSVEPRLAIVPAVAIAVAVLGFNLLGDGLRDRFDVRLTGRR; encoded by the coding sequence ATGACCCGCTCGGCGAACCTGTGGGCCGGTGGTGCGCTGGTCGTCCTGGTGACCGCGGCCGCGCTGCTGTCACTGGTGTGGACCCCGCACGACCCGCTGCTGGTGGACGTGACCCTGCGCCTGCGCGGACCGGACGCCTCGTACTGGCTGGGCACCGACCGGTTCGGCCGCGACCTGCTCAGCCAGCTGCTGGTCGGCGCGCGCACCACGCTGCTGATCGGCGTGGTCTCGGTGCTGGCCGCCGCCGCGGTCGGCACCCCGCTCGGTGTGCTGGCCGCGCTGGGACCGCGCTGGCTGGACGAGGTGCTGATGCGCACCGTGGACCTGCTGCTGGCCTTCCCGACCCTGTTGCTGGCCATCATGTTCGGCGCGGTCTTCGGCGCGGACACCGGGACCGCGATGCTGGCCATCGGCATCGCCTCGGTGCCCGGGTTCGCCCGGATCGCCCGCTCCGGCACGGCCGAGGTGCGCTCGGCGGAGTTCGTGCTCGCCGCCCGTGCCGCCGGGCGTGGCAGAACAGGTATCGCCGTCCGGCACGTCCTGCCCAACATCGGCGGGCTGGTCGTGGTGCAGGGCTCGGTGTCCTTCGCGATCGCGGTGCTGGCCGAGGCCGCGCTGTCCTTCCTCGGGTTCGGCACCCGCCCGCCCACACCCAGCTGGGGGCGCATGCTCCAGGAGTCGCAGGAGGTGCTGTCGGTGGAACCGCGCCTGGCCATCGTGCCCGCGGTGGCGATCGCGGTCGCCGTGCTCGGGTTCAACCTGCTCGGCGACGGCCTCCGCGACCGGTTCGACGTGCGCCTGACGGGGCGCCGATGA
- a CDS encoding response regulator transcription factor translates to MIRVLLVDDERLTRQAVAALLGLEPDLTVVADVSDGLQGLAAVAEHRPDVVVLDVEMPGLDGPAVAARLAREHPAVRVVMLTRHARPGVLRQALSLGAKGFLAKNAPASLLAEVVRRVHAGLRYIDPEFAADAIAEVECPLTERELDVLRQVHDTATTAEIARAVSLSPGTVRNYVSSAMTKLGARTRAEAARMARENGWL, encoded by the coding sequence GTGATTCGTGTGTTGTTGGTCGATGATGAGCGCCTCACCCGGCAGGCGGTGGCCGCGTTGCTGGGGTTGGAGCCCGATCTCACCGTGGTGGCCGATGTGTCCGACGGGTTGCAGGGGTTGGCCGCCGTGGCCGAGCACCGGCCCGATGTGGTCGTGCTCGATGTGGAGATGCCCGGGTTGGACGGGCCCGCGGTGGCCGCACGGCTGGCCCGGGAGCATCCGGCGGTGCGGGTGGTCATGTTGACCCGGCATGCCCGGCCCGGGGTGTTGCGGCAGGCCTTGTCCCTGGGGGCCAAGGGGTTTCTGGCGAAGAACGCGCCCGCTTCGCTGTTGGCCGAGGTGGTGCGGCGGGTGCACGCCGGGTTGCGGTACATCGATCCCGAGTTCGCCGCCGATGCCATCGCCGAGGTCGAGTGCCCGCTCACCGAGCGGGAGCTGGACGTGTTGCGGCAGGTGCACGACACCGCCACCACCGCCGAGATCGCCAGGGCCGTGTCGCTCTCGCCCGGGACCGTGCGCAACTACGTCTCCTCGGCCATGACCAAGCTCGGGGCCCGGACGCGTGCCGAGGCCGCCCGGATGGCCCGGGAGAACGGGTGGCTGTGA
- a CDS encoding ABC transporter permease: MRAALALGLTELKLLLRKKINAFSVLGVPAAMCLFAYRSDRPENAEGWGALFAHGFLFVLLLSTFLVSTTVFTGRRQSLVLKRLRTAELTDTALIAGIITPLVVVTLAQMTIYLGFCLYLGAPLPAQPLLVPLALLAGTAVAVLAGAATASLSTSVEVTQVTAVPVVIAAVGGMFATFADAEWLRAVGLALPLNGPADLLAKAWGGIAAGVQLPSAGLVLTAGTVLSAVLLGLVAARWYRWEPRA; encoded by the coding sequence GTGCGCGCCGCCCTGGCACTCGGCCTGACCGAGCTGAAACTGCTGCTCCGCAAGAAGATCAACGCCTTCTCCGTCCTCGGCGTCCCGGCCGCGATGTGCTTGTTCGCCTACCGCTCGGACCGCCCGGAGAACGCGGAGGGCTGGGGCGCGCTGTTCGCCCACGGCTTCCTCTTCGTCCTGCTGCTCTCGACCTTCCTGGTCTCCACCACGGTCTTCACCGGCCGCCGCCAGTCCCTGGTGCTCAAACGCCTGCGCACGGCGGAGCTGACCGACACCGCCCTGATCGCGGGCATCATCACCCCGCTGGTCGTGGTGACCCTGGCCCAGATGACGATCTACCTGGGCTTCTGCCTGTACCTGGGCGCCCCGCTGCCAGCCCAGCCGCTGCTGGTGCCGCTCGCCCTGCTGGCGGGCACCGCGGTCGCGGTCCTGGCGGGCGCGGCCACGGCGAGCCTGAGCACGAGCGTGGAGGTCACCCAGGTGACCGCGGTCCCGGTGGTGATCGCCGCGGTGGGCGGCATGTTCGCCACCTTCGCCGACGCGGAGTGGCTGCGCGCGGTGGGCCTGGCCCTGCCGCTCAACGGCCCGGCGGACCTGCTGGCCAAAGCCTGGGGCGGCATCGCCGCGGGCGTCCAGCTGCCCTCGGCGGGCCTGGTGCTGACCGCCGGGACCGTGCTGTCCGCGGTACTGCTGGGCCTGGTCGCGGCCCGCTGGTACCGCTGGGAGCCCCGCGCCTGA
- a CDS encoding ATP-binding cassette domain-containing protein produces the protein MSVLRVSGLTVATGGRELVRGVSFEIGRGERVGLIGESGSGKTLTAYAVLGLLPEGLTARGEARLAGTEGNLFELRERELARIRGRRLAMVFQEPMTALNPAMRIGRQVAEAMTVHRTRTRRAARLAAVGLLDQVRLPDPATTARAYPHELSGGQRQRVLLAMALANDPDVLVCDEPTTALDVTVQARLLTLIRTVTEERGTALLFITHDLAVVADMCERVLVMREGLLVDSGALPGVFRTPAHEYTRLLLAASELPGREAP, from the coding sequence ATGAGCGTGCTGCGCGTGTCCGGCCTGACCGTGGCCACCGGCGGGCGCGAGCTCGTGCGCGGGGTGTCCTTCGAGATCGGGCGCGGCGAACGGGTCGGGCTGATCGGCGAGTCCGGGTCCGGCAAGACGCTCACCGCCTACGCCGTGCTGGGCCTGCTGCCCGAGGGGCTGACCGCGCGCGGCGAGGCCCGGCTGGCCGGTACCGAGGGGAACCTGTTCGAGCTGCGCGAACGGGAGCTGGCCCGGATCCGCGGACGGCGGCTGGCCATGGTGTTCCAGGAGCCCATGACCGCGCTCAACCCGGCCATGCGGATCGGGCGGCAGGTCGCCGAGGCGATGACCGTGCACCGCACCAGGACCCGGCGGGCAGCGCGGCTGGCCGCGGTCGGGCTGCTGGACCAGGTGCGGCTGCCCGACCCGGCGACCACCGCCCGCGCCTACCCGCACGAGCTCTCCGGCGGGCAGCGGCAACGCGTGCTGCTGGCCATGGCGCTGGCCAACGACCCGGACGTGCTGGTCTGCGACGAGCCGACCACCGCGCTGGACGTCACCGTGCAGGCCAGGCTGCTCACGCTGATCCGCACGGTCACCGAGGAACGTGGCACCGCGCTGCTGTTCATCACCCACGACCTGGCCGTGGTCGCCGACATGTGCGAACGCGTGCTGGTCATGCGGGAGGGCCTGCTCGTCGACTCCGGCGCCCTGCCCGGGGTGTTCCGCACCCCCGCGCACGAGTACACGCGGCTGCTGCTGGCCGCCTCCGAACTGCCCGGCCGGGAGGCCCCGTGA
- a CDS encoding lysine N(6)-hydroxylase/L-ornithine N(5)-oxygenase family protein has protein sequence MSTSTVGEHVPVLDFVGIGFGPSNLALAVAMEERNQQQPDQRQLNGVFFEKQARFGWHRGMLIEDTTMQVSFLKDLVTMRNPTSPHSFLCYLQDKGRLADFINHKMLFPTRVEFHDYLEWVAARFEHRVRYGSEVVGLRPVHAVDGAVEYFDVVVRRDGELTEYRARNIVLAAGLQPNLPAEVVPSERVWHNQQLLHRLDELPADAAKRFIVVGAGQSAAETTEYLHRRYADAQVHAVFARYGYAPADDSKFVNGIFDPEAVDYFFSSTEEVKRMLLNYHRGTNYSAVDIDLIDQLYARVYQEKVQGVHRMHIHRISRLAEVSATPNGVRAVVRFLPTGELSVIEADVLVYATGYRPVDPQALLGEDLVARCRRDERGELRVDRDYRVATEDTVRAGVYLQGSTETSHGISSTLLSNTAVRVGEILDSILLATERPAAEVAHGQAVPA, from the coding sequence GTGTCGACTTCGACCGTCGGGGAACATGTTCCGGTTCTGGACTTCGTGGGCATCGGCTTCGGCCCGTCCAACCTCGCGCTGGCCGTGGCGATGGAGGAGCGCAACCAGCAGCAGCCGGACCAGCGCCAGCTGAACGGCGTGTTCTTCGAGAAGCAGGCCCGCTTCGGCTGGCACCGCGGCATGCTCATCGAGGACACCACGATGCAGGTCTCCTTCCTCAAGGACCTGGTCACCATGCGGAACCCGACCAGCCCGCACAGCTTCCTGTGCTACCTGCAGGACAAGGGCCGGCTGGCCGACTTCATCAACCACAAGATGCTCTTCCCCACCCGCGTGGAGTTCCACGACTACCTCGAGTGGGTCGCCGCCCGGTTCGAGCACCGCGTGCGGTACGGCAGCGAGGTCGTCGGCCTGCGCCCGGTGCACGCGGTCGACGGCGCGGTCGAGTACTTCGACGTGGTGGTGCGCCGCGACGGTGAGCTGACCGAGTACCGGGCGCGCAACATCGTCCTGGCCGCCGGGCTCCAGCCGAACCTGCCCGCCGAGGTCGTGCCGTCCGAGCGCGTCTGGCACAACCAGCAGCTGCTGCACCGCCTCGACGAGCTGCCCGCCGACGCGGCCAAGCGGTTCATCGTGGTCGGCGCCGGGCAGAGCGCGGCCGAGACCACCGAGTACCTGCACCGCCGGTACGCCGACGCCCAGGTGCACGCGGTGTTCGCCCGGTACGGGTACGCGCCCGCCGACGACTCCAAGTTCGTCAACGGGATCTTCGACCCGGAGGCGGTGGACTACTTCTTCTCCTCGACCGAGGAGGTGAAGCGGATGCTGCTCAACTACCACCGCGGCACCAACTACTCCGCCGTGGACATCGACCTCATCGACCAGCTCTACGCCCGGGTGTACCAGGAGAAGGTGCAGGGCGTGCACCGCATGCACATCCACCGCATCTCCCGGCTGGCCGAGGTCAGCGCCACGCCCAACGGGGTGCGCGCGGTCGTGCGGTTCCTGCCCACCGGCGAGCTGAGCGTCATCGAGGCCGACGTGCTCGTCTACGCCACCGGCTACCGGCCGGTCGACCCGCAGGCACTGCTCGGCGAGGACCTCGTCGCGCGCTGCCGCCGGGACGAGCGCGGCGAGCTGCGCGTGGACCGGGACTACCGGGTGGCCACCGAGGACACCGTGCGGGCCGGGGTCTACCTCCAGGGTTCCACCGAGACCAGCCACGGCATCTCCTCCACCCTGCTGTCCAACACCGCGGTCCGGGTCGGGGAGATCCTGGACTCGATCCTGCTCGCCACCGAGCGGCCCGCCGCCGAGGTGGCGCACGGGCAGGCCGTGCCCGCCTGA
- a CDS encoding SDR family NAD(P)-dependent oxidoreductase, producing the protein MDYTNLFRLDGKVAVVLGAGSGIGRESARALAAHGARVVCADFNHTTARETAELIGPAATAIRLDVLDSEALERAAAQLSDVDVVVLTAATNVRKRLLDYTRAEFDRVIALNLTATFEVVRAFGKAMVARGRGSIIAFSSIRAVTVEPGQGAYAATKAGMVQLLRTAAAEFGPSGVRVNAVAPGVVETPLTQQIKDSPEWYRAYADKNALGRWASADELAGAVVYLASDAASYVTGAVLAVDGGWTAVDGRFDPPAS; encoded by the coding sequence ATGGACTACACGAACCTGTTCCGGTTGGACGGCAAGGTCGCCGTGGTGCTCGGTGCGGGCAGCGGCATCGGCCGCGAGTCGGCGCGGGCGCTGGCCGCGCACGGCGCGCGGGTGGTGTGCGCGGACTTCAACCACACCACCGCCCGCGAGACCGCCGAGCTGATCGGCCCGGCCGCCACCGCGATCCGCCTGGACGTGCTCGACTCCGAGGCCCTGGAGCGCGCGGCCGCACAACTGTCCGATGTGGACGTCGTGGTGCTCACCGCGGCCACCAACGTGCGCAAGCGGCTGCTGGACTACACGCGCGCCGAGTTCGACCGGGTCATCGCGCTGAACCTGACCGCGACCTTCGAGGTCGTGCGGGCCTTCGGCAAGGCCATGGTCGCGCGCGGCCGGGGCAGTATCATCGCCTTCTCCTCCATCCGCGCGGTCACCGTCGAACCCGGCCAGGGCGCCTACGCCGCCACCAAGGCGGGCATGGTGCAGCTGCTGCGCACCGCGGCCGCGGAGTTCGGGCCCTCCGGGGTGCGGGTGAACGCGGTCGCGCCCGGTGTGGTCGAGACACCGTTGACGCAGCAGATCAAGGACAGCCCCGAGTGGTACCGGGCCTACGCCGACAAGAACGCGCTCGGCCGGTGGGCGAGCGCGGACGAGCTGGCCGGGGCGGTGGTCTACCTGGCCTCGGACGCCGCCAGCTACGTCACCGGTGCCGTGCTGGCCGTGGACGGCGGCTGGACCGCCGTGGACGGCCGCTTCGACCCGCCCGCGAGCTGA
- a CDS encoding ABC transporter ATP-binding protein, with protein sequence MLEARDLARVYRRARTSPLRPGTEVPALRPVSFTVEAGQRFGVVGESGSGKSTLIRLLAALDQPTSGSVWFQGKQVSGLPERRLRFLRRELQLVFQDPMGSLNPRLRVGDIISEPLVVQGVPGRRERVAELLAAVGLPRDAADGYPHQFSGGQRQRISLARALAPRPSVLIADEPVSALDVSVRAQVLALLDDLVARYALTLVLVSHDLAVVRHVCDTVAVLRRGELVELGPATQVYTRPRADYTRELIAAAPHLARSLARFDEG encoded by the coding sequence CTGCTGGAAGCCCGCGACCTGGCCCGCGTCTACCGGCGGGCCCGCACCTCGCCGCTGCGGCCCGGGACCGAGGTGCCCGCGCTGCGGCCGGTGTCCTTCACCGTCGAGGCCGGGCAGCGCTTCGGCGTGGTCGGCGAGTCCGGGTCGGGCAAGTCCACGCTCATCCGGCTGCTGGCCGCCCTGGACCAGCCCACCTCCGGCTCGGTGTGGTTCCAGGGCAAGCAGGTCAGCGGACTGCCCGAGCGGAGGTTGCGGTTCCTGCGGCGGGAGCTCCAGCTCGTCTTCCAGGACCCTATGGGCTCGCTCAACCCGCGCCTGCGGGTCGGCGACATCATCAGCGAACCGCTTGTCGTGCAAGGCGTTCCCGGGCGGCGGGAGCGGGTGGCCGAGCTGCTGGCCGCGGTGGGCCTGCCCCGGGACGCCGCGGACGGGTACCCGCACCAGTTCTCCGGCGGGCAGCGGCAGCGCATCTCCCTGGCCCGCGCGCTCGCGCCCCGGCCCAGCGTGCTCATCGCGGACGAGCCGGTCAGCGCCCTGGACGTCTCGGTGCGCGCCCAGGTGCTCGCGCTGCTGGACGACCTGGTGGCACGGTACGCGCTGACGCTGGTGCTGGTCTCGCACGACCTGGCCGTGGTGCGGCACGTCTGCGACACCGTGGCCGTGCTGCGCCGGGGGGAGCTGGTCGAGCTCGGACCGGCGACCCAGGTCTACACCCGGCCCCGGGCGGACTACACCCGGGAGCTGATCGCGGCCGCGCCACACCTGGCACGGTCGCTGGCCCGGTTCGACGAAGGGTGA
- a CDS encoding ABC transporter ATP-binding protein produces the protein MNGNVIEVEDLHYRYGGHSAVRGIGFTVRRGETFALLGTNGAGKTTTLEVLEGFRRPSRGRVRVLGLDPRADRTPLKARMGVMLQSAGLIEELTVAETLRLWQNLSTRNDDVVRTLSEVDLSHRSDVQVDKLSGGERRRLDFAIATWGAPELVVLDEPTTGLDPESRQRLWARVAELKRGGSTILLTTHYLEEAEALADQVTIMHAGRAQLSGTLHEVLSGQPARVTADLPQGTPELPPLQGTSTVDGTTLRVETLALQEDLTTLLSWAREHRVRLTNLNASPASLHEVFLAASERN, from the coding sequence ATGAACGGCAACGTGATCGAGGTCGAGGACCTCCACTACCGCTACGGTGGCCACTCCGCCGTGCGCGGCATCGGCTTCACGGTGCGCCGGGGCGAGACCTTCGCGCTGCTGGGCACGAACGGCGCGGGCAAGACCACCACCCTGGAGGTGCTGGAGGGCTTCCGCAGGCCGAGCCGAGGCCGGGTGCGCGTGCTGGGCTTGGACCCCCGCGCCGACCGCACCCCGCTGAAGGCGCGCATGGGGGTGATGCTCCAGAGCGCGGGCCTGATCGAGGAGCTGACCGTCGCGGAGACCCTGCGCCTGTGGCAGAATCTCTCCACCCGCAACGACGACGTGGTCCGCACACTGTCCGAAGTGGACTTGAGCCACCGCTCGGACGTCCAGGTGGACAAGCTCTCCGGCGGCGAACGACGGCGCCTGGACTTCGCGATCGCCACCTGGGGCGCGCCGGAGCTGGTCGTCCTGGACGAGCCGACCACGGGCCTGGACCCGGAGTCCCGCCAGCGCCTGTGGGCCCGGGTGGCCGAGCTCAAACGCGGCGGCAGCACGATCCTGCTGACCACGCACTACCTGGAGGAGGCCGAGGCGCTGGCCGACCAGGTGACGATCATGCACGCGGGCCGCGCCCAGCTCTCCGGCACGCTGCACGAGGTCCTGTCCGGCCAGCCCGCGCGCGTCACCGCCGACCTGCCCCAGGGCACCCCGGAGCTTCCCCCGCTCCAAGGCACGTCCACAGTGGACGGAACCACGCTGCGGGTGGAGACCCTGGCACTCCAGGAGGACCTGACCACCCTGCTGTCCTGGGCGCGCGAGCACCGCGTGCGCCTGACCAACCTCAACGCCAGCCCCGCCTCCCTGCACGAGGTGTTCCTGGCCGCCTCGGAGAGGAACTGA
- a CDS encoding amidase, which produces MTTDLADLTAVALVAGYRAGQLSPVEVTEAVLARVGAWEPELHALYAPDPTAALAQARASEQRWREGAPLGPVDGVPVTVKENIATEGTPVPLGTAATPLTPAPVDAPPAARLRESGAVLIAKTTMPDFGMLTSGLSSFHPLTRNPWRLDRNPGGSSAGAAAAAAAGYGPLHVGTDIGGSIRLPAGLCGLVGHKPSFGRVPVDPPFLGRVAGPLTRTVEDAALLMSVLSQPDARDYWSLPPAEIPWLDLDVDLTGVRIGLHLDAGAGLPVEPAVTAAVTEAAAAFEAAGAVLTPVEPFLSQEVVDGLDRFWRTRFRADLAGLPEDRIALILPYIRDWVFGGEEVRDVDVYRGFARMDQMSAAAGRVFGEVEFVLSPVCPVVSFAAGAASPVDDPARPFGHIGFTVPYNMSGQPSTSVNCGYADGLPIGLQITGRRFDDLGVLRLAKAYESLRPEQLPWPVAP; this is translated from the coding sequence ATGACAACGGATCTGGCCGACCTGACCGCCGTGGCGCTGGTCGCGGGCTACCGCGCCGGGCAGCTGTCCCCGGTGGAGGTGACCGAGGCGGTGCTCGCGCGCGTGGGCGCCTGGGAACCGGAGCTGCACGCCCTCTACGCGCCCGACCCCACCGCCGCGCTCGCCCAGGCCCGCGCCTCCGAACAGCGGTGGCGGGAAGGCGCGCCGCTCGGGCCGGTGGACGGCGTGCCCGTGACGGTCAAGGAGAACATCGCCACCGAGGGCACGCCCGTGCCCCTCGGCACCGCGGCCACACCGCTCACCCCCGCACCGGTGGACGCGCCGCCCGCCGCGCGGCTGCGCGAGTCCGGTGCGGTGCTCATCGCCAAGACGACCATGCCCGACTTCGGCATGCTCACCTCGGGCCTGTCCAGCTTCCACCCGCTCACGCGCAACCCGTGGCGCCTGGACCGCAACCCGGGCGGGTCCAGCGCCGGTGCCGCCGCGGCCGCCGCGGCGGGCTACGGGCCGCTGCACGTGGGCACCGACATCGGCGGCTCCATCCGGCTGCCCGCCGGGCTGTGCGGGCTGGTCGGGCACAAGCCCAGCTTCGGGCGGGTGCCGGTGGACCCGCCGTTCCTGGGGCGCGTGGCCGGGCCGCTCACCCGGACCGTCGAGGACGCCGCGCTGCTGATGTCGGTGCTCAGCCAGCCCGACGCCCGCGACTACTGGAGCCTGCCCCCGGCCGAGATCCCCTGGCTGGACCTGGACGTCGACCTCACCGGCGTGCGGATCGGGCTGCACCTGGACGCCGGGGCGGGCCTGCCCGTCGAGCCCGCGGTGACCGCGGCGGTGACCGAGGCGGCCGCGGCGTTCGAGGCGGCCGGGGCCGTCCTCACGCCGGTCGAGCCGTTCCTGAGCCAGGAGGTCGTGGACGGGCTGGACCGGTTCTGGCGCACGCGCTTCCGCGCCGACCTGGCCGGGCTGCCCGAGGACCGGATCGCCCTGATCCTGCCCTACATCCGGGACTGGGTGTTCGGCGGCGAGGAGGTCCGGGACGTCGACGTCTACCGGGGGTTCGCGCGGATGGACCAGATGAGCGCGGCGGCCGGGCGGGTGTTCGGCGAGGTCGAGTTCGTGCTCAGCCCGGTCTGCCCGGTGGTGTCCTTCGCCGCCGGGGCCGCCTCGCCGGTGGACGACCCGGCGCGGCCGTTCGGGCACATCGGGTTCACCGTGCCGTACAACATGTCCGGGCAGCCGTCCACATCCGTGAACTGCGGGTACGCCGACGGTTTGCCGATCGGCCTGCAGATCACCGGGCGGCGGTTCGACGACCTCGGTGTGCTGCGCCTGGCGAAGGCCTACGAGTCGCTGCGGCCCGAGCAGCTGCCCTGGCCCGTGGCGCCCTGA
- a CDS encoding sensor histidine kinase — protein MTTASRNPAQALQHLRRYSRDAFYGAVATGLLLPAMAIFSSPVTVWPQVPLAVGWLVFMVVMLAGTRRILTDPWRARPLWQGVGLFLLGGTLTAVAALTSDLGALWSVLPGLALAEIIINRDLQHVWELVSLGALLLMSTILLLSYGLGVSGPGAKAFGALVIAGFTAYLQETTVRLWRSSLELDQARAEAAELATARERLRLSQDLHDILGHALEVVSLKSELAARMSTVDPSRAHAEMVEVQDLARGALQDVRSLVHAQRRTDLATELAGARTLLASADITCEATGDPAGLPDHPRELLGRVLRESVTNLLRHANAHHCRIQLCQTPTAVTLTVTNDGLLTPPAAWGAGLSGLSERVTEAAGTFTAQADQDEFVVTATLPKTVSQ, from the coding sequence ATGACCACCGCGTCCCGGAACCCCGCCCAGGCGTTGCAGCACCTGCGACGCTACAGCAGGGACGCCTTCTACGGCGCGGTGGCCACCGGCCTGCTGTTGCCCGCCATGGCCATCTTCAGCTCGCCGGTCACCGTGTGGCCGCAGGTGCCGCTGGCGGTGGGCTGGCTGGTGTTCATGGTGGTCATGCTCGCCGGTACGCGGCGCATCCTCACCGACCCGTGGCGGGCCCGGCCGCTGTGGCAGGGCGTCGGCCTGTTCCTGCTCGGCGGCACGCTCACCGCGGTGGCGGCGCTGACCTCCGACCTCGGCGCGCTGTGGTCGGTGCTGCCCGGGCTGGCGCTGGCCGAGATCATCATCAACCGCGACCTCCAGCACGTCTGGGAGCTGGTGTCCCTCGGCGCGCTGCTGCTCATGAGCACGATCCTGCTGCTGTCCTACGGCCTGGGAGTGTCGGGCCCGGGGGCCAAGGCCTTCGGCGCCCTGGTCATCGCCGGGTTCACCGCGTACCTGCAGGAGACCACGGTCCGCCTGTGGCGTTCGAGCCTGGAGCTCGACCAGGCCCGCGCGGAGGCCGCCGAGCTGGCCACCGCCCGCGAACGCCTGCGCCTGTCCCAGGACCTGCACGACATCCTGGGCCACGCCCTGGAAGTGGTGTCCCTGAAGAGTGAACTGGCCGCCCGTATGTCCACAGTGGACCCATCGCGGGCCCACGCGGAGATGGTCGAGGTCCAGGACCTGGCCCGGGGCGCCCTCCAGGACGTGCGCTCCCTGGTCCACGCCCAGCGCCGCACCGACCTGGCGACCGAACTGGCGGGCGCCCGCACCCTGCTCGCCTCCGCCGACATCACCTGCGAGGCCACCGGCGACCCGGCGGGCCTCCCGGACCACCCCCGCGAGCTCCTGGGCCGGGTGCTCCGGGAGTCGGTCACCAACCTGCTCCGCCACGCCAATGCCCACCACTGCCGCATCCAGCTGTGCCAGACCCCCACCGCCGTCACCCTGACCGTCACCAACGACGGCCTGTTGACCCCGCCAGCCGCCTGGGGCGCGGGCCTGTCCGGCCTGTCCGAACGCGTCACCGAGGCCGCCGGAACCTTCACCGCCCAGGCCGATCAGGACGAGTTCGTGGTCACGGCCACGCTGCCGAAGACGGTGTCCCAGTGA
- a CDS encoding salicylate synthase yields MTLDGDHDELAAPLGGEALLCATQLVEADLAETHVLYERAGEFAVALGEAAHITVTRGEITLVAGELYRTLPWTRTPLERLGELLAELPFTGWRAYGWAGFEFAYAHAGLLDQVGEQPLFHLVVPVVEARLSDGQAVVRGLDAALVRKVADLLAQPVTEPACEPVPVELGEANAAEYKRAVAGAIEEIREGRLQKVILSRVVGVPGEVDLAGTYVAGRRRNTPARSFLVRLGGIRAAGFSPETVVEVDSSGRVTTQPLAGTRALTGSPEEDRRLEQDLLHDAKEIYEHAISVKTAHDELAELCVPGSVAVNGFMTVKKRGSAQHLASTVTGQLPPGEGPWGAFAALFPAVTASGVPKRAAYETISRHERQPRGLYSGAVFAYDSDGTLDSALVLRTVFQRDGQTWLRAGAGIIEGSDPARELEETREKLRSVSPHLQRRL; encoded by the coding sequence GTGACGCTCGACGGAGACCACGACGAGCTGGCCGCCCCACTGGGTGGCGAGGCGCTGCTGTGCGCGACTCAGCTGGTCGAGGCCGACCTCGCCGAGACGCACGTGCTCTACGAGCGGGCGGGCGAGTTCGCGGTGGCCCTGGGCGAGGCCGCGCACATCACCGTGACCCGCGGCGAGATCACCCTGGTGGCGGGCGAGCTGTACCGCACGCTGCCCTGGACGCGCACCCCGTTGGAACGCCTGGGCGAACTGCTGGCCGAGCTGCCGTTCACCGGCTGGCGCGCCTACGGCTGGGCGGGTTTCGAGTTCGCCTACGCGCACGCGGGCCTGCTGGACCAGGTGGGCGAACAACCGTTGTTCCACCTGGTGGTCCCGGTGGTCGAGGCACGCCTGTCCGACGGGCAGGCGGTGGTCCGCGGCCTGGACGCGGCACTGGTGCGCAAGGTCGCGGACCTGCTGGCCCAGCCGGTCACCGAACCGGCCTGCGAGCCGGTCCCGGTGGAGCTGGGCGAGGCCAACGCGGCGGAGTACAAGCGGGCCGTGGCGGGCGCGATCGAGGAGATCCGCGAGGGCAGGCTGCAGAAGGTGATCCTGTCCCGCGTGGTGGGTGTGCCGGGCGAGGTGGACCTGGCGGGCACCTACGTCGCGGGCCGCCGCCGCAACACCCCGGCGCGCTCGTTCCTGGTGCGGCTGGGCGGGATCCGCGCGGCGGGCTTCAGCCCGGAGACCGTGGTCGAGGTGGACAGCTCCGGCCGGGTCACCACGCAGCCGCTGGCGGGCACCCGGGCGCTGACCGGGTCACCGGAGGAGGACCGCAGGCTCGAGCAGGACCTGCTGCACGATGCCAAGGAGATCTACGAGCACGCGATCTCGGTCAAGACCGCGCACGACGAGCTGGCCGAGCTGTGCGTACCGGGCTCGGTGGCGGTCAACGGGTTCATGACCGTGAAGAAGCGGGGCAGCGCGCAGCACCTGGCCTCCACGGTGACCGGCCAGCTGCCGCCCGGCGAGGGCCCCTGGGGAGCCTTCGCCGCGCTCTTCCCCGCCGTCACCGCGAGCGGGGTGCCCAAGCGCGCCGCGTACGAGACGATCAGCCGCCACGAGAGGCAGCCGCGCGGCCTGTACAGCGGCGCGGTGTTCGCCTACGACAGCGACGGCACCCTGGACTCGGCGCTGGTGCTGCGCACGGTCTTCCAGCGCGACGGCCAGACCTGGCTGCGGGCGGGCGCGGGCATCATCGAGGGCTCCGACCCGGCACGCGAGCTGGAGGAGACCCGGGAGAAGCTGCGCAGCGTCTCCCCACACCTGCAACGCCGCCTCTGA